The Streptococcus parasanguinis genomic sequence TTTTTCACGCTCATCTCCAAATTTCTTAGAGATATCATCTAATTTTTTCTGTTTTTTCGCCATTCTTTTCTCCTATGTTTTTGCCATACAGGAAATGCATGCAACTCATCGACATTTTCCGTCCTTTGAAAGGCTCATTTCCTATCCATTTTTAGAATTATTCTTCATTTGGCACAAGCTTCATTATACCAAATTTTCACCATTTAATACAGCCAAGCGTACCAAATTAAAGGCATGAAGAACTGCAATTTCGCGGACATCCGCCCGGCTACGTCCAGCGATATTAACTTGAACACTATCCACTCCGTTTGGAGTTGCAAGTCCGATAAAGACAGTCCCTGCTGGATGTCCTTCCAGGCTATCTGGTCCCGCAACTCCGGTCAGGCTAACACCATAATCGGATCCTGTTAACTTACGGGCCTGTGAAGCCATAGCTTGAGCGGTAAAATGAGACACCACTCCATGTTGCTCTAACTCTTGAGCTGGAATAGACAACATCTTGCTTTTTTCTTCCAGACTATAGGTGACAAAACCACCCGCGAAGATGCTGGACGCCCCTGAAAAATCTGCCAAAGTCGCTTGAAAAAGGCCGGCCGTCAGGCTTTCTGCAGCTGTAATGGTCTTACCAGTCCGTTTCAAGAGATCAAAGGCAACCTTAGCCATCGAATTGTCATCCCCATAACCGTAAAACAACTCTTGCAAGGGTTGATGATCCAGGGTGTGGCGTGATAAGATTTCCTTTTCTAAGACATCGAGCTTAGCATCTGCTGAAGCTTGATCCTTCGCCTTTGTAGACAGACGCAAGGTCACTTCTCCCGTCTTGGCATAAGGAGCCACCGTCGGATCACTCTGCTCCTCAATGATATCGGCTAGGATCGTAACCAACTGGCTTTCCCCAATCCCAAAGAAGCGCAAGACTCTTGAAAAGAGCTGTTCCCCTGTTGTCAAATGAGGCACCAATTGTTCGTTGACCATGGGCTTCAACTCACTTGGTGGACCCGGTAGAACGACATAGGTCACACCGTCGACTTCAATCAAACCTCCAACCGCGAGACCTGTACGGTTTTGAAGGGGGATTGAACCAGCAATCATTTGTGCTTGTCGCTCATTATTGGGCGTCCGGACATAATCAGGGCGACTCGCAAAGAAGGTATCGAGTTTGGCAAGCGCTGTCGGATCAAAAACCAGTTCCTTCCCTAAAAACTTAGCAAGGGTTTGCTTGGTCAAATCATCCTCTGTTGGACCAAGTCCACCGCATAAAACCACCAAATCACTGCGTTTTGAAGCTGTCTCAATGGTCGAGAAGAGACGACCTTCATTGTCTCCTACCGCCACATGATAATAGACATCAATCCCTAAACTAGCTAATTTTTCAGACAAGAATTGAGCATTAGTGTTGACAATTTGTCCTGTTAAAATTTCTGTTCCAACTGCAATAATTTCCGCCTTCATGGTGCCTCCCACTTATACTATTCGTAATTTTCATTTCATTTTAACACAATTTCCTAAATTATTTAAAAAACAGATTGAAGATAAAGTCCATTTTGGACAACTTTCTTCAATCTTTTTCTTTTAGAGTATAAAGTAAAAAATTCTTAGAAACACTATTACATCAACATTCCTAAGAGTTTTAACTATGTGGTAATCAACTTCTAAAGGGCTATTTTCTATTGTTGATAGAGCTTATCTATATTCTGAAGCAACCATACCGAGCGGTTGCTTTTTTACTTCTTTCTTGATCTAAAAGCCTTCTTCTGGCTCTAATTCTTGTTGTTTCCCCTCATTTTTTGTGATACAATAGCATCAATTTTTTCTAGGAGGATGAGATATGGTTTCTACTATTGGTATTATAAGTTTATCTAGTGGGATTATCGGAGAGGACTTTGTCAAGCACGAAGTGGACTTGGGGGTCCAACGACTCAAAGACCTGGGACTCAATCCTATCTTTTTACCTCATTCACTAAAAGGCTTAGACTTTATCAAAGAACATCCTGAAGCTCGTGCGGAGGATTTGATTCAGGCCTTTTCTGATGATAGCATCGACATGATCTTATGTGCCATCGGTGGAAACGATACCTATCGTTTATTGCCCCATCTTTTTGAAAATGACCAACTACAAAAGGTTATCAAACAAAAGATTTTTCTTGGCTTCTCGGATACGACCATGAACCATCTCATGTTGCATAAACTAGGAATCAAGACCTTTTACGGGCAATCCTTTTTAGCAGACATTTGTGAGTTAGACAAAGAAATGTTGCCATATAGCCGCCACTACTTTAAAGAATTAATTGAGACTGGTAGAATCTCAGAAATCCGCCCTAGTAACGTTTGGTATGAGGAACGGACTGATTATAGTCCCAAGGCTCTGGGAACACCTCGTGTCAGCCATGCAAATACAGGTTTTGACTTGTTACAAGGCAATGCTCAATTTGAGGGAGAAATCCTCGGTGGTTGTCTTGAGTCTCTCTATGATATTTTTGACAACTCTCTACACGCAGACAGCACAGACCTCTGCCAAAAATACAAACTTTTCCCTGACTTATCCAACTGGGAAGGAAAGATTCTATTGCTAGAAACAAGTCAAGAAAAGCCTGAACCTGATGATTTCAAAAAAATGTTGCGGACTTTAAAGGACACGGGTATATTCGAGGTCATCAGTGGACTATTGGTCGGAAAACCTATGGATGAAACTTTTTATGACGACTATAAAGAGGCACTATTGGATATCATTGATAGCAATATCCCGATTGTCTATAATCTGAATGTCGGACACGCAACTCCAAGAGCAATTGTCCCATTCGGAGTCCATGCCCATGTAGATGCAACGGAGCAAGTCATTCGCTTTGACTATAACAAATAAAGCTGAGAAAAATTTCTCAGCTTTTTTCTATATTCTCAGATACTCTAGTTACCTATACTAACTAACCACCGTTTTTCCATTCACAATCATTCTCGTGGTCATCAACCAACCCTGCTGCCTGTAAGAAGGATAAAACTGCGACTGGTCCGGTGAACTTAAAACCACGTTTTTTGAGATCCTTGGATAGCTTCTCAGAAAGAGCTGTCTTCGCTGGAGCCTGTCGGTAATCTGGAACATCATTGACGATGGTTTTCCCACCGACAAAAGACCAAAGATAAGCATCAAACGATCCAAATTCCTCCTGGACTTGTAGAAAGGCTTGAGCATTGGCCCGTGTCGCAAAAATCTTTGCACGATTGCGGATGATGGCTGGATTGTCTAATA encodes the following:
- a CDS encoding competence/damage-inducible protein A codes for the protein MKAEIIAVGTEILTGQIVNTNAQFLSEKLASLGIDVYYHVAVGDNEGRLFSTIETASKRSDLVVLCGGLGPTEDDLTKQTLAKFLGKELVFDPTALAKLDTFFASRPDYVRTPNNERQAQMIAGSIPLQNRTGLAVGGLIEVDGVTYVVLPGPPSELKPMVNEQLVPHLTTGEQLFSRVLRFFGIGESQLVTILADIIEEQSDPTVAPYAKTGEVTLRLSTKAKDQASADAKLDVLEKEILSRHTLDHQPLQELFYGYGDDNSMAKVAFDLLKRTGKTITAAESLTAGLFQATLADFSGASSIFAGGFVTYSLEEKSKMLSIPAQELEQHGVVSHFTAQAMASQARKLTGSDYGVSLTGVAGPDSLEGHPAGTVFIGLATPNGVDSVQVNIAGRSRADVREIAVLHAFNLVRLAVLNGENLV
- a CDS encoding DNA-3-methyladenine glycosylase I; translated protein: MPKRCGWVKISNPLYIAYHDEEWGRPLHDDQALFELLCMETYQAGLSWETVLNKRQAFRESFHGYHLQRVAEMTDEELEALLDNPAIIRNRAKIFATRANAQAFLQVQEEFGSFDAYLWSFVGGKTIVNDVPDYRQAPAKTALSEKLSKDLKKRGFKFTGPVAVLSFLQAAGLVDDHENDCEWKNGG
- a CDS encoding S66 family peptidase, translated to MVSTIGIISLSSGIIGEDFVKHEVDLGVQRLKDLGLNPIFLPHSLKGLDFIKEHPEARAEDLIQAFSDDSIDMILCAIGGNDTYRLLPHLFENDQLQKVIKQKIFLGFSDTTMNHLMLHKLGIKTFYGQSFLADICELDKEMLPYSRHYFKELIETGRISEIRPSNVWYEERTDYSPKALGTPRVSHANTGFDLLQGNAQFEGEILGGCLESLYDIFDNSLHADSTDLCQKYKLFPDLSNWEGKILLLETSQEKPEPDDFKKMLRTLKDTGIFEVISGLLVGKPMDETFYDDYKEALLDIIDSNIPIVYNLNVGHATPRAIVPFGVHAHVDATEQVIRFDYNK